In the Puntigrus tetrazona isolate hp1 chromosome 9, ASM1883169v1, whole genome shotgun sequence genome, one interval contains:
- the nabp1a gene encoding SOSS complex subunit B2 isoform X2 — MSNISNEAVILIKDVKPGSKNLNIVFIVLEIGRVTKTKDGHEVRSCRVADKSGSIAISVWDELGSLIQPGDIIRLTRGYASIWKGCLTLYTGRGGDLQKIGEFCMVYSEVPNFSEPNPELLAQANQQNKTGKEQRGNSPPNQNAGNGTVPVFSNSAAPVPRDANFGGPGRPNGRVPGNGPPPVTAGVPPAPSKPTVTISNGRDPRRASKR; from the exons ATGTCGAATATCTCCAACGAAGCTGTGATCTTGATTAAAGATGTAAAGCCCGGATCGAAAAACCTTAATATCGTCTTTATTGTTTTGGAAATCG GTCGGGTGACGAAGACAAAGGACGGGCACGAGGTGCGCTCGTGCAGGGTGGCAGATAAGAGCGGCAGCATCGCCATCTCTGTGTGGGATGAGCTGGGCAGCCTCATCCAGCCCGGGGACATCATCCGCCTCACGAGAGG GTATGCTTCCATCTGGAAGGGGTGCCTTACACTGTACACTGGAAGAGGAGGAGACTTACAGAAAATTGGGGA GTTCTGTATGGTGTATTCTGAGGTTCCTAATTTCAGTGAACCAAATCCTGAGCTGCTAGCACAAGCTAACCAGCAGAACAAGACG GGTAAAGAACAGCGGGGAAATTCTCCACCAAATCAAAATGCAG GAAATGGCACAGTGCCAGTATTTTCCAACAGTGCTGCACCTGTGCCTCGGGATGCCAATTTTGGGGGTCCAGGAAGACCAAATGGGCGTGTTCCAGGCAATGGGCCACCCCCGGTAACTGCAGGGGTTCCCCCTGCTCCATCCAAACCCACAGTTACCATAAGTAACGGCAGGGACCCAAGAAGGGCTTCAAAGAGATGA
- the nabp1a gene encoding SOSS complex subunit B2 isoform X1 has translation MSNISNEAVILIKDVKPGSKNLNIVFIVLEIGRVTKTKDGHEVRSCRVADKSGSIAISVWDELGSLIQPGDIIRLTRGYASIWKGCLTLYTGRGGDLQKIGEFCMVYSEVPNFSEPNPELLAQANQQNKTGKEQRGNSPPNQNAGTPAQTGNGTVPVFSNSAAPVPRDANFGGPGRPNGRVPGNGPPPVTAGVPPAPSKPTVTISNGRDPRRASKR, from the exons ATGTCGAATATCTCCAACGAAGCTGTGATCTTGATTAAAGATGTAAAGCCCGGATCGAAAAACCTTAATATCGTCTTTATTGTTTTGGAAATCG GTCGGGTGACGAAGACAAAGGACGGGCACGAGGTGCGCTCGTGCAGGGTGGCAGATAAGAGCGGCAGCATCGCCATCTCTGTGTGGGATGAGCTGGGCAGCCTCATCCAGCCCGGGGACATCATCCGCCTCACGAGAGG GTATGCTTCCATCTGGAAGGGGTGCCTTACACTGTACACTGGAAGAGGAGGAGACTTACAGAAAATTGGGGA GTTCTGTATGGTGTATTCTGAGGTTCCTAATTTCAGTGAACCAAATCCTGAGCTGCTAGCACAAGCTAACCAGCAGAACAAGACG GGTAAAGAACAGCGGGGAAATTCTCCACCAAATCAAAATGCAGGTACTCCTGCGCAGACAG GAAATGGCACAGTGCCAGTATTTTCCAACAGTGCTGCACCTGTGCCTCGGGATGCCAATTTTGGGGGTCCAGGAAGACCAAATGGGCGTGTTCCAGGCAATGGGCCACCCCCGGTAACTGCAGGGGTTCCCCCTGCTCCATCCAAACCCACAGTTACCATAAGTAACGGCAGGGACCCAAGAAGGGCTTCAAAGAGATGA